From a region of the Euwallacea similis isolate ESF13 chromosome 19, ESF131.1, whole genome shotgun sequence genome:
- the Pink1 gene encoding serine/threonine-protein kinase Pink1, mitochondrial, producing MSLRALGGKLFKHGTTVIRQAHRGRVPGKPQARSISNSVKPPSIPLQNTQFLKNNKYQVFRNIGIQISQRARRVLIEDVLNRVTNVGVAQKASQRGLYGNTAPLLGLVGFAVMGQGLLTKDEELEGICWEIRECISKIQTSRECAMQSIPTEPLAINVNAFTFGKPIAKGSNAVVYSVALKEAKQLLWSHPDKYSLALKMMFNYDIQSNSMAILKAMYRETVPAPVYFNQHGIKDYEYEFLNMTRHLPPHPNIVKILSVFTDFVPELQQCREMYPAALPKRIDPHGEGRNMSLFILMNRYHQNLQEFLNSPQKPSLHTSALLLSQLLEGIVHMVVNNVAHRDLKSDNILLDLSNSKSPLAVISDFGCCLAMKYFDLSVPYTTFDIEKGGNTALMAPEIITKKPGPFSKLNYHKSDLWAAGALGYEIFGAPNPFYGDRRTRLSSGTYNHEQLPDLPDTVPAIFNRLIKNLLRCNPSERLDPEIAANVCQLFLWAPSTWLFCEGSKCPNYEEILEWLLNLAAKIVCEGRSVTDGSKLSNAEYLLISTFLRRIRLQGVKSALNWIREEAD from the exons ATGTCCCTCCGAGCTCTGGGGGGCAAACTCTTCAAACATGGAACCACCGTCATTCGCCAAGCGCACCGTGGAAGAGTACCCGGGAAACCGCAAGCGCGCTCCATTAGCAATTCAGTGAAACCACCTTCAATACCACTCCAAAACACTcagttcttgaaaaataacaaataccAGGTTTTCCGCAACATTGGCATTCAGATTAGCCAAAGAGCTAGAAGGGTGCTTATTGAGGATGTTTTGAATCGTGTTACAAATGTGGGGGTGGCTCAGAAAGCTTCGCAAAGAGGGCTGTATGGTAACACTGCACCTTTATTAGGTTTGGTTGGATTTGCAGTCATGGGACAAGGTCTCCTTACTAAAGATGAAGAACTTGAAG GCATCTGCTGGGAGATCCGTGAgtgtatctcaaaaattcagACAAGCAGAGAATGTGCTATGCAAAGTATCCCAACTGAGCCTCTTGCAATAAATGTAAATGCATTCACTTTTGGGAAACCCATAGCCAAGGGTTCTAATGCAGTGGTTTACTCAGTGGCCCTAAAAGAAGCTAAGCAATTATTATGGAGCCATCCTGATAAATATTCTTTGGCTcttaaaatgatgtttaaCTATGACATCCAATCAAACTCAATGGCAATTTTGAAGGCCATGTACAGAGAAACTGTGCCTGCACCTGTTTACTTTAATCAGCATGGTATTAAGGATTATGAATATGAATTTCTTAACATGACAAGACACCTGCCTCCACATccaaatattgtaaaaatccTTTCAGTTTTCACAGACTTTGTACCTGAGCTGCAGCAATGCAGAGAAATGTATCCAGCTGCTCTACCAAAGAGGATTGATCCCCATGGTGAGGGCAGGAACATGAGCTTGTTTATCCTTATGAATAG GTATCACCAAAATCTGCAAGAATTCTTGAATTCACCCCAAAAACCTTCCCTGCACACTTCAGCTCTCCTCTTAAGTCAACTTTTAGAGGGCATAGTCCACATGGTGGTAAACAACGTTGCACATAGAGACTTAAAATCCGATAATATTCTCTTGGATTTAAGTAACTCTAAAAGCCCTTTAGCTGTAATTAGCGATTTTGGTTGTTGCCTGGCCATGAAATATTTCGATTTATCAGTGCCTTACACTACTTTTGACATCGAAAAAGGCGGCAATACCGCCTTGATGGCTCCAGAGATAATCACCAAAAAACCTGGACCTTTCAGTAAACTGAACTATCATAAGTCCGATTTGTGGGCGGCTGGCGCTTTGGGCTATGAGATATTTGGGGCCCCAAATCCTTTTTATGGAGACAGGCGGACTAGATTGAGCAGCGGAACCTATAACCATGAACAATTACCCGATTTGCCTGATACGGTTCCTGCGATATTTAATCGgctgattaaaaatttgctaaGGTGCAACCCAAGCGAGCGTCTAGATCCTGAGATCGCTGCCAACGTCTGTCAGCTTTTTTTATGGGCTCCAAGTACCTGGCTTTTTTGTGAAGGTTCTAAATGTCCAAATTATGAAGAGATTTTGGAATGGTTGCTTAACTTGGCGGCGAAAATTGTGTGCGAAGGGAGGTCCGTTACAGACGGGAGTAAGCTCAGTAACGCGGAATATTTGTTGATCTCCACGTTTCTGCGAAGAATTAGGTTGCAAGGAGTCAAGTCCGCTTTGAACTGGATTCGTGAGGAAGCAGATtaa
- the Spt5 gene encoding transcription elongation factor SPT5 isoform X1 yields the protein MSDSEASNYSDNERGSDAGSIRSRSSRGSGRSRRSRSGSQSRSRSRSPSRSRSRSGSARSRSPSQSRSRSRSRSRSGSEAREASGPEDVQDEEEPDGQSLHDSEEYDSEEDESDDDGRSKKRRRKDKSRDKYGHGGFIIDEAEVDDEVEDEDEWEDGAQEIGIVSNELDEFGPTAREIEGRRRGTNLWDAQKEHEIEEYLRKKYADDGAAAKRFGDGGEEMSDEITQQTLLPGVKDPNLWMVKCRIGEEKSTCLLLMRKFLAYQNTNEPLQIKSVVAPEGVKGFIYIEAYKQPHVKAVMENVGNLRVGIWKQQMVPIKEMTDVLRVVKEQTGLKSKQWVRLKRGLYKDDIAQVDYFDMAQNQVHLKILPRIDYTRLRGALKTTQTENEAEKRKKKRRPPAKPFDPEAIRAIGGEVTSDGDFLIFEGNRYSRKGFLYKNFTLSAVIVDGVKPTLAELERFEEQPEGIDLELPTEKDDKSVMHSFSAGDNVEVSEGELINLQGKIISIEGSTITIMPKHEDLKDPLVFQASELKKYFKMGDHVKVLAGRYEGDTGLVVRVETNRVVLISDLTMHEMEILPKDLQLCSDMASGVDSLGKFEWGDLVTLDAETVGVIVRLERENFHVLNMHGKVVECRPGSLQKRKINKFLAALDSYRNSLHRRDMVKVIDGPHSGFSGEIKHLYRNFAFLYSVEFLQNGGIFVCKTKHLQLAGGNKNVQSADLSTGMEYMSPRRSSPMHPSSGGGAGGGFGGGGRGGHGGGGGRGGGRISRDRDIIGTTIKITRGPYKGNIGIVKDAMPGTARIELHTSCQTISVDRNNIADVGAPAKDGSITSYGRTPAYSGSQTPLYRDIGNKTPMAESGSRTPLHYGSMTPIHDGSRTPNASSEWDPTVPNTYPSPAYNPSTPGGMNAPFTPQTPGGVYESSYSPYGGYQSAISTPSPATASPFAIHDPGYGQSPASNNPYNTPSSGYSPTMPYNPQTPGAGLDVMPMTDWHTVDIEVRIRDSHDDAGLVGQTGIIRSISGAMCSVFLPEEDRVVNILADHLDPVRPQRGDQFKVIIGEEREQTGELLSIDVHEGVVKIKNDITMLPLQNLCKMHKLDH from the exons ATGTCCGATTCAGAGGCGAGTAACTATTCTGACAATGAGCGGGGCTCTGACGCGGGTTCAATCAGATCTCGCAGTTCGAGAGGAAGCGGTAGGTCTAGACGCAGTAGATCGGGATCTCAATCAAGATCTCGGTCCAGAAGTCCAAGTCGATCACGCTCTAGAAGTGGCAGTGCCAGGTCTCGCTCCCCATCCCAATCAAGAAGCAGGTCCAGAAGCCGCAGCAGAAGCGGTTCAGAAGCCCGAGAAGCTTCAGGGCCTGAGGATGTTCAAGATGAGGAGGAACCTGATGGCCAGAGCTTGCACGACAGTGAGGAATATGACTCTGAGGAGGATGAGAGTGATGATGATGGCAGGTCAAAGAAGCGTAGAAGAAAGGACAAATCCCGAGATAAATATGGTCATGGAGGGTTTATTATTGATGAAGCAGAGGTCGATGATGAGGTGGAAGATGAGGATGAGTGGGAGGATGGAGCACAAGAAATTGGCATAGTTTCGAATGAGTTGGATGAGTTTGGGCCTACAGCCAGGGAAATTGAAGGGCGTAGACGCGGAACTAATTTATGGGA TGCCCAAAAGGAGCATGAAATTGAGGAGTATTTGCGTAAAAAGTATGCTGATGATGGAGCTGCTGCCAAACGTTTTGGAGATGGTGGAGAGGAGATGTCTGATGAGATTACTCAGCAAACTTTACTGCCAGGTGTAAA AGATCCAAATCTGTGGATGGTAAAATGCCGAATTGGAGAGGAAAAATCTACTTGCCTCCTCTTGATGCGCAAATTCTTAGCATACCAAAACACAAATGAACCTTTGCAAATTAAGTCAGTAGTGGCCCCTGAAGGAGTCAAAGGCTTTATTTATATTGAGGCTTATAAGCAGCCCCATGTTAAGGCTGTAATGGAGAATGTGGGCAATTTGAGAGTGGGAATTTGGAAGCAGCAGATGGTCCCCATTAAAGAAATGACAGATGTTTTAAGAGTAGTTAAAGAACAAACAG GATTGAAATCTAAGCAATGGGTCCGACTCAAGCGAGGCTTATACAAAGATGACATAGCTCAAGTTGATTATTTTGACATGGCCCAAAATCAAGTGCACCTAAAGATATTGCCTAGAATTGATTACACAAGGTTAAGGGGAGCTTTGAAGACCACACAGACT GAAAATGAGGcagaaaaaaggaagaaaaagagGCGCCCTCCTGCAAAACCTTTTGACCCTGAAGCCATTAGAGCAATTG GAGGAGAAGTTACGTCAGATGGAGATTTTTTGATCTTTGAGGGGAATAGATATTCAAGGAAAggttttctttataaaaattttactctcAGTGCAGTAATAGTTGATGGAGTGAAGCCCACTTTGGCTGAACTGGAGCGTTTTGAGGAGCAACCTGAAGGGATTGACTTGGAGTTACCCACAGAGAAAGATGACAAGTCAGTGATGCATTCATTTAGTGCTGGAGACAATGTAGAGGTCTCAGAAGGAGAATTAATCAACTTACAAGGAAAAATCATCAG tattgAAGGCTCCACTATAACTATAATGCCCAAACATGAGGACCTAAAAGATCCACTTGTATTCCAAGCCTCAGAGctgaagaaatatttcaaaatgggCGATCACGTTAAAGTCTTAGCGG GCCGATACGAAGGGGATACGGGACTGGTAGTACGGGTGGAAACCAACAGGGTTGTCCTAATATCTGATTTGACAATGCATGAAATGGAAATCCTGCCCAAAGATCTGCAACTGTGCAGCGATATGGCCAGTGGCGTTGACTCCTTAGGCAAATTTGAGTGGGGCGATTTGGTTACTTTGGACGCAGAGACGGTAGGAGTCATCGTGAGGTTAGAGAGAGAAAATTTCCACGTTTTGAATATGCACGGAAAGGTGGTGGAGTGCAGGCCGGGATCTTTGCAAAAAAGAAAGATCAATAAGTTTTTGGCTGCCTTAGACTCTTATAGGAACAGTTTGCATAGACGAGATATGGTAAAG GTGATCGACGGTCCTCATTCGGGTTTCTCTGGAGAAATCAAGCATCTTTACCGCAACTTCGCCTTTCTCTACTCTGTGGAATTCTTGCAAAACGGTGGCATTTTCGTCTGCAAAACTAAACATTTGCAATTGGCTGGCGGTAATAAAAACGTACAAAGCGCTGACTTATCCACCGGAATGGAATACATGTCTCCCAGAAGGAGCTCGCCGATGCATCCTTCCAGTGGTGGAGGCGCGGGCGGAGGCTTCGGTGGAGGTGGTCGAGGTGGACATGGTGGTGGAGGCGGAAGAGGAGGTGGAAGGATATCTAGAGATAGGGATATTATCGGAACTACTATCAAGATCACCAGGGGTCCGTATAAAGGAAATATTGGTATAGTCAAGGATGCTATGCCGGGCACTGCGAGGATTGAGTTGCATACTTCATGTCAG ACCATCTCCGTGGACCGTAACAACATAGCAGATGTGGGAGCCCCTGCCAAAGATGGTTCTATCACCAGCTATGGACGCACTCCTGCATATTCCGGAAGCCAGACACCGTTATACCGCGATATCGGCAACAAAACGCCAATGGCTGAATCAGGATCGCGGACTCCGTTGCATTACGGTTCAATGACACCGATTCACGATGGTTCCAGAACTCCAAACGCCAGTTCAGAGTGGGATCCTACTGTGCCGAACACGTACCCGTCTCCTGCATACAACCCAA gTACTCCCGGAGGAATGAATGCGCCTTTCACGCCGCAAACTCCTGGAGGAGTCTATGAGAGCTCCTATAGTCCTTACGGAGGATACCAGAGCGCCATTTCTACCCCCTCTCCAGCGACAG CGAGTCCCTTTGCGATTCACGATCCAG GTTATGGTCAATCTCCTGCCAGCAACAATCCTTACAACACGCCCAGCTCAGGTTATAGTCCCACAATGCCCTACAATCCGCAGACTCCGGGTGCCGGCCTAGACGTAATGCCGATGACCGATTGGCACACAGTGGATATTGAAGTGCGCATAAGAGACAGTCACGATGATGCAGGTCTAGTTGGTCAAACTGGCATTATTCGAAGTATTTCCGGAGCTATGTGCTCGGTATTCTTGCCAGAAGAAGACCGTGTTGTTAACATTTTGGCCGATCATCTAGATCCCGTGAGGCCACAGAGAGGCGACCAATTTAAG GTTATTATTGGCGAAGAACGGGAACAGACAGGAGAGTTGCTCTCCATTGATGTTCACGAAGGGGTGGTGAAGATTAAGAACGACATAACTATGTTACCGTTGCAAAACCTGTGCAAAATGCACAAATTGGATCATTGA
- the Spt5 gene encoding transcription elongation factor SPT5 isoform X2, giving the protein MSDSEASNYSDNERGSDAGSIRSRSSRGSGRSRRSRSGSQSRSRSRSPSRSRSRSGSARSRSPSQSRSRSRSRSRSGSEAREASGPEDVQDEEEPDGQSLHDSEEYDSEEDESDDDGRSKKRRRKDKSRDKYGHGGFIIDEAEVDDEVEDEDEWEDGAQEIGIVSNELDEFGPTAREIEGRRRGTNLWDAQKEHEIEEYLRKKYADDGAAAKRFGDGGEEMSDEITQQTLLPGVKDPNLWMVKCRIGEEKSTCLLLMRKFLAYQNTNEPLQIKSVVAPEGVKGFIYIEAYKQPHVKAVMENVGNLRVGIWKQQMVPIKEMTDVLRVVKEQTGLKSKQWVRLKRGLYKDDIAQVDYFDMAQNQVHLKILPRIDYTRLRGALKTTQTENEAEKRKKKRRPPAKPFDPEAIRAIGGEVTSDGDFLIFEGNRYSRKGFLYKNFTLSAVIVDGVKPTLAELERFEEQPEGIDLELPTEKDDKSVMHSFSAGDNVEVSEGELINLQGKIISIEGSTITIMPKHEDLKDPLVFQASELKKYFKMGDHVKVLAGRYEGDTGLVVRVETNRVVLISDLTMHEMEILPKDLQLCSDMASGVDSLGKFEWGDLVTLDAETVGVIVRLERENFHVLNMHGKVVECRPGSLQKRKINKFLAALDSYRNSLHRRDMVKVIDGPHSGFSGEIKHLYRNFAFLYSVEFLQNGGIFVCKTKHLQLAGGNKNVQSADLSTGMEYMSPRRSSPMHPSSGGGAGGGFGGGGRGGHGGGGGRGGGRISRDRDIIGTTIKITRGPYKGNIGIVKDAMPGTARIELHTSCQTISVDRNNIADVGAPAKDGSITSYGRTPAYSGSQTPLYRDIGNKTPMAESGSRTPLHYGSMTPIHDGSRTPNASSEWDPTVPNTYPSPAYNPSTPGGMNAPFTPQTPGGVYESSYSPYGGYQSAISTPSPATGYGQSPASNNPYNTPSSGYSPTMPYNPQTPGAGLDVMPMTDWHTVDIEVRIRDSHDDAGLVGQTGIIRSISGAMCSVFLPEEDRVVNILADHLDPVRPQRGDQFKVIIGEEREQTGELLSIDVHEGVVKIKNDITMLPLQNLCKMHKLDH; this is encoded by the exons ATGTCCGATTCAGAGGCGAGTAACTATTCTGACAATGAGCGGGGCTCTGACGCGGGTTCAATCAGATCTCGCAGTTCGAGAGGAAGCGGTAGGTCTAGACGCAGTAGATCGGGATCTCAATCAAGATCTCGGTCCAGAAGTCCAAGTCGATCACGCTCTAGAAGTGGCAGTGCCAGGTCTCGCTCCCCATCCCAATCAAGAAGCAGGTCCAGAAGCCGCAGCAGAAGCGGTTCAGAAGCCCGAGAAGCTTCAGGGCCTGAGGATGTTCAAGATGAGGAGGAACCTGATGGCCAGAGCTTGCACGACAGTGAGGAATATGACTCTGAGGAGGATGAGAGTGATGATGATGGCAGGTCAAAGAAGCGTAGAAGAAAGGACAAATCCCGAGATAAATATGGTCATGGAGGGTTTATTATTGATGAAGCAGAGGTCGATGATGAGGTGGAAGATGAGGATGAGTGGGAGGATGGAGCACAAGAAATTGGCATAGTTTCGAATGAGTTGGATGAGTTTGGGCCTACAGCCAGGGAAATTGAAGGGCGTAGACGCGGAACTAATTTATGGGA TGCCCAAAAGGAGCATGAAATTGAGGAGTATTTGCGTAAAAAGTATGCTGATGATGGAGCTGCTGCCAAACGTTTTGGAGATGGTGGAGAGGAGATGTCTGATGAGATTACTCAGCAAACTTTACTGCCAGGTGTAAA AGATCCAAATCTGTGGATGGTAAAATGCCGAATTGGAGAGGAAAAATCTACTTGCCTCCTCTTGATGCGCAAATTCTTAGCATACCAAAACACAAATGAACCTTTGCAAATTAAGTCAGTAGTGGCCCCTGAAGGAGTCAAAGGCTTTATTTATATTGAGGCTTATAAGCAGCCCCATGTTAAGGCTGTAATGGAGAATGTGGGCAATTTGAGAGTGGGAATTTGGAAGCAGCAGATGGTCCCCATTAAAGAAATGACAGATGTTTTAAGAGTAGTTAAAGAACAAACAG GATTGAAATCTAAGCAATGGGTCCGACTCAAGCGAGGCTTATACAAAGATGACATAGCTCAAGTTGATTATTTTGACATGGCCCAAAATCAAGTGCACCTAAAGATATTGCCTAGAATTGATTACACAAGGTTAAGGGGAGCTTTGAAGACCACACAGACT GAAAATGAGGcagaaaaaaggaagaaaaagagGCGCCCTCCTGCAAAACCTTTTGACCCTGAAGCCATTAGAGCAATTG GAGGAGAAGTTACGTCAGATGGAGATTTTTTGATCTTTGAGGGGAATAGATATTCAAGGAAAggttttctttataaaaattttactctcAGTGCAGTAATAGTTGATGGAGTGAAGCCCACTTTGGCTGAACTGGAGCGTTTTGAGGAGCAACCTGAAGGGATTGACTTGGAGTTACCCACAGAGAAAGATGACAAGTCAGTGATGCATTCATTTAGTGCTGGAGACAATGTAGAGGTCTCAGAAGGAGAATTAATCAACTTACAAGGAAAAATCATCAG tattgAAGGCTCCACTATAACTATAATGCCCAAACATGAGGACCTAAAAGATCCACTTGTATTCCAAGCCTCAGAGctgaagaaatatttcaaaatgggCGATCACGTTAAAGTCTTAGCGG GCCGATACGAAGGGGATACGGGACTGGTAGTACGGGTGGAAACCAACAGGGTTGTCCTAATATCTGATTTGACAATGCATGAAATGGAAATCCTGCCCAAAGATCTGCAACTGTGCAGCGATATGGCCAGTGGCGTTGACTCCTTAGGCAAATTTGAGTGGGGCGATTTGGTTACTTTGGACGCAGAGACGGTAGGAGTCATCGTGAGGTTAGAGAGAGAAAATTTCCACGTTTTGAATATGCACGGAAAGGTGGTGGAGTGCAGGCCGGGATCTTTGCAAAAAAGAAAGATCAATAAGTTTTTGGCTGCCTTAGACTCTTATAGGAACAGTTTGCATAGACGAGATATGGTAAAG GTGATCGACGGTCCTCATTCGGGTTTCTCTGGAGAAATCAAGCATCTTTACCGCAACTTCGCCTTTCTCTACTCTGTGGAATTCTTGCAAAACGGTGGCATTTTCGTCTGCAAAACTAAACATTTGCAATTGGCTGGCGGTAATAAAAACGTACAAAGCGCTGACTTATCCACCGGAATGGAATACATGTCTCCCAGAAGGAGCTCGCCGATGCATCCTTCCAGTGGTGGAGGCGCGGGCGGAGGCTTCGGTGGAGGTGGTCGAGGTGGACATGGTGGTGGAGGCGGAAGAGGAGGTGGAAGGATATCTAGAGATAGGGATATTATCGGAACTACTATCAAGATCACCAGGGGTCCGTATAAAGGAAATATTGGTATAGTCAAGGATGCTATGCCGGGCACTGCGAGGATTGAGTTGCATACTTCATGTCAG ACCATCTCCGTGGACCGTAACAACATAGCAGATGTGGGAGCCCCTGCCAAAGATGGTTCTATCACCAGCTATGGACGCACTCCTGCATATTCCGGAAGCCAGACACCGTTATACCGCGATATCGGCAACAAAACGCCAATGGCTGAATCAGGATCGCGGACTCCGTTGCATTACGGTTCAATGACACCGATTCACGATGGTTCCAGAACTCCAAACGCCAGTTCAGAGTGGGATCCTACTGTGCCGAACACGTACCCGTCTCCTGCATACAACCCAA gTACTCCCGGAGGAATGAATGCGCCTTTCACGCCGCAAACTCCTGGAGGAGTCTATGAGAGCTCCTATAGTCCTTACGGAGGATACCAGAGCGCCATTTCTACCCCCTCTCCAGCGACAG GTTATGGTCAATCTCCTGCCAGCAACAATCCTTACAACACGCCCAGCTCAGGTTATAGTCCCACAATGCCCTACAATCCGCAGACTCCGGGTGCCGGCCTAGACGTAATGCCGATGACCGATTGGCACACAGTGGATATTGAAGTGCGCATAAGAGACAGTCACGATGATGCAGGTCTAGTTGGTCAAACTGGCATTATTCGAAGTATTTCCGGAGCTATGTGCTCGGTATTCTTGCCAGAAGAAGACCGTGTTGTTAACATTTTGGCCGATCATCTAGATCCCGTGAGGCCACAGAGAGGCGACCAATTTAAG GTTATTATTGGCGAAGAACGGGAACAGACAGGAGAGTTGCTCTCCATTGATGTTCACGAAGGGGTGGTGAAGATTAAGAACGACATAACTATGTTACCGTTGCAAAACCTGTGCAAAATGCACAAATTGGATCATTGA
- the LOC136415250 gene encoding regulator of microtubule dynamics protein 1-like isoform X2, with protein MPLQHNLNAFLGAAVLGVIGAAGMFLVEHYRQEKMRTSMAKDLARLEKDMSKLKFELQQLQSQQSTERKGRLKRPTKAKKTNSVISNTTDEYFSASNIDSSDMEFYDLSEDESSQVTNSISSLDLLLKELDKKLDLGDVEDVEESLQKLEDLCLEHPGNPELLYRIGKAHHKLADTCDDKEVVHIKLNKGIDACRAALELAPEHAEVHKWFAVLIGSRSDLVSLQERINDGHLFKKHVDIAISINPNDSSLHHMLGRFDFEIASLKWYERKVATTFFGEPPNASYEDALAHFLEAERLAKFEWKENRLMIAKCKEALGQSREVVEWLEKAKISKNTSLDEKVDLDVESLLHKYENYR; from the exons ATGCCACTTCAGCACAACTTAAACGCGTTTCTAGGGGCTGCAGTCTTGGGGGTTATTGGGGCTGCTGGCATGTTCCTCGTTGAACATTACCGACAAGAGAAAATGCGCACCTCCATGGCCAAAGATCTGGCAAGATTGGAAAAAGACATGTCTAAACTCAAATTTGAGCTGCAGCAATTGCAGAGCCAACAGAGCACTGAGCG GAAAGGCCGTCTAAAGAGACCCACTAAGGCAAAGAAGACCAATTCGGTAATATCCAATACCACTGATGAGTATTTCAGTGCTTCCAATATTGATAGTTCTGACATGGAGTTTTATGACTTGAGTGAAGATGAAAGTTCGCAAGTGACTAACAGCATTTCTAGCTTAGATTTG TTGCTAAAAGAATTAGATAAGAAGTTAGACTTAGGGGATGTTGAGGATGTAGAAGAGAGCCTGCAAAAATTAGAAGATCTTTGTTTGGAACATCCAGGCAATCCTGAACTTTTATATAGGATCGGAAAAGCTCACCATAAGCTTGCAGATACATGTGATGATAAAGAGGTTGTTCATATTAAGCTAAATAAAG GCATTGATGCCTGTAGAGCAGCTCTAGAGTTAGCTCCTGAGCATGCAGAAGTACACAAATGGTTTGCAGTTCTAATAG GAAGTAGAAGCGATCTAGTCTCCCTTCAAGAGCGAATCAATGATggacatttatttaaaaaacatgtgGATATAGCCATTTCTATAAATCCAAATGATTCCTCACTGCACCATATGTTAGGAAggtttgattttgaaattgcaaGCTTGAAATG GTATGAAAGAAAGGTTGCAACTACATTTTTTGGAGAACCCCCTAATGCCTCTTATGAGGATGCATTGGCCCACTTTTTGGAAGCTGAAAGATTAGCCAAGTTTGAATGGAAGGAAAACCGTTTAATGATTGCCAAGTGTAAAGAGGCTCTAGGCCAGTCCAGAGAAGTAGTTGAGTGGCTTGAAAAGGCTAAAATAAGCAAGAATACCAGTCTG gATGAGAAAGTGGATTTAGATGTTGAGAGTTTGCTTCATAAATATGAAAACTACAGATAG
- the LOC136415250 gene encoding regulator of microtubule dynamics protein 1-like isoform X1: MLEKNKPWQLAAGAAVLGVIGAAGMFLVEHYRQEKMRTSMAKDLARLEKDMSKLKFELQQLQSQQSTERKGRLKRPTKAKKTNSVISNTTDEYFSASNIDSSDMEFYDLSEDESSQVTNSISSLDLLLKELDKKLDLGDVEDVEESLQKLEDLCLEHPGNPELLYRIGKAHHKLADTCDDKEVVHIKLNKGIDACRAALELAPEHAEVHKWFAVLIGSRSDLVSLQERINDGHLFKKHVDIAISINPNDSSLHHMLGRFDFEIASLKWYERKVATTFFGEPPNASYEDALAHFLEAERLAKFEWKENRLMIAKCKEALGQSREVVEWLEKAKISKNTSLDEKVDLDVESLLHKYENYR, translated from the exons atgcttGAAAAGAATAAACCCTGGCAACTTGCGGCag GGGCTGCAGTCTTGGGGGTTATTGGGGCTGCTGGCATGTTCCTCGTTGAACATTACCGACAAGAGAAAATGCGCACCTCCATGGCCAAAGATCTGGCAAGATTGGAAAAAGACATGTCTAAACTCAAATTTGAGCTGCAGCAATTGCAGAGCCAACAGAGCACTGAGCG GAAAGGCCGTCTAAAGAGACCCACTAAGGCAAAGAAGACCAATTCGGTAATATCCAATACCACTGATGAGTATTTCAGTGCTTCCAATATTGATAGTTCTGACATGGAGTTTTATGACTTGAGTGAAGATGAAAGTTCGCAAGTGACTAACAGCATTTCTAGCTTAGATTTG TTGCTAAAAGAATTAGATAAGAAGTTAGACTTAGGGGATGTTGAGGATGTAGAAGAGAGCCTGCAAAAATTAGAAGATCTTTGTTTGGAACATCCAGGCAATCCTGAACTTTTATATAGGATCGGAAAAGCTCACCATAAGCTTGCAGATACATGTGATGATAAAGAGGTTGTTCATATTAAGCTAAATAAAG GCATTGATGCCTGTAGAGCAGCTCTAGAGTTAGCTCCTGAGCATGCAGAAGTACACAAATGGTTTGCAGTTCTAATAG GAAGTAGAAGCGATCTAGTCTCCCTTCAAGAGCGAATCAATGATggacatttatttaaaaaacatgtgGATATAGCCATTTCTATAAATCCAAATGATTCCTCACTGCACCATATGTTAGGAAggtttgattttgaaattgcaaGCTTGAAATG GTATGAAAGAAAGGTTGCAACTACATTTTTTGGAGAACCCCCTAATGCCTCTTATGAGGATGCATTGGCCCACTTTTTGGAAGCTGAAAGATTAGCCAAGTTTGAATGGAAGGAAAACCGTTTAATGATTGCCAAGTGTAAAGAGGCTCTAGGCCAGTCCAGAGAAGTAGTTGAGTGGCTTGAAAAGGCTAAAATAAGCAAGAATACCAGTCTG gATGAGAAAGTGGATTTAGATGTTGAGAGTTTGCTTCATAAATATGAAAACTACAGATAG